Proteins encoded by one window of Emticicia oligotrophica DSM 17448:
- a CDS encoding PAS domain-containing sensor histidine kinase: protein MITLRKSQLTYPKFLNRTFAYYPSFSSIITPQFFNKYQYLVSNIDNLLFAVSANGLVKFNSQNIRCDYPLKIDSSTKRLFFDFYYDYVCSVFSLVDEKVQTTYPYIELPIKNSVGKHAWVKVNLFLTNLQNEPLLYGTVQDFSHEKSSNEHKVDITNEAASTLISSLETGVLMEDENRRVIITNKSLLNIFDLNLNPNDLIGQNCQLMAHEMKSYFKYPEQFIDFIEMNVQGHTVKNGEILELKNGKILERDYLPIQNKNGKYRHIWKYRDITLKYNIDKQIKQSEEKHRGIIENMQLGIIEVDTNDIIINAYNKLCEMTGYEPDELIGKKAYQVLIKNSNIETYKEAKNRIIKGDGKPYEIPVIRKDGTTIWVIISSSPIYNEQNQLTGLLSIFYDITERKKLEQELELANKVAAAAQESERLFLTSMTHELKTPINAIIGMTDLLKLTQLNREQLDYLGILETSTKFLQKLITDILDISKIESGNIQINAISFDLNKMLTDTVKTFEHTLGKKNIDLVLDLDFSLDSYIIGDPLLLQQILINLLSNAEKFTSEGQITVKISIVNQTNQNVKIGFSVKDTGIGFELDNKDLIFNKFFQLPSVSQHKSEGVGLGLTIVKKLIELHESEIKVKSKKGKGSEFSFELTFDKGLKLEAPKVLNSRTEDNIPTNFQNLRILVVEDNLLNQQYLERVMNKWSVNYDVAKSGEEAIQIFDKKRFDLVFMDLQLPGIDGFETAVKLRTNFPERTFIIIAMTAVVFPKIEREVLKFGMDDIIKKPFTLTELSNKINSYFPKSSFDETTEPQNIFISELDKDFLNEFYIDDYRYALEVFKVFESEYLKELESILASTKKDDLSTIKKRLHRIKASFKMVGLSELENIISFFILKNNNTIADLKKMVNPNDITYIKNIIKKQISILENVT, encoded by the coding sequence ATGATTACGCTAAGAAAAAGCCAATTAACTTACCCAAAATTTCTTAACCGAACTTTTGCTTATTATCCTTCATTTTCAAGTATTATTACACCTCAGTTTTTCAACAAGTACCAATACTTAGTATCAAACATCGACAATTTATTATTTGCAGTTAGTGCAAATGGCCTTGTAAAATTTAATTCCCAAAACATCAGATGTGATTATCCCTTAAAAATTGATTCCTCTACTAAAAGACTCTTCTTCGATTTTTATTACGATTATGTTTGCAGTGTTTTTAGTTTGGTGGACGAAAAAGTACAAACGACTTATCCGTATATCGAGCTGCCAATAAAAAACAGTGTTGGCAAGCACGCTTGGGTAAAAGTTAACTTATTTTTAACAAACCTACAAAATGAGCCATTACTTTATGGTACCGTACAAGATTTTTCGCATGAGAAATCATCTAATGAGCACAAAGTTGATATTACCAATGAGGCAGCTTCAACACTGATAAGCAGCCTTGAAACAGGTGTATTGATGGAAGACGAAAATAGAAGAGTGATTATTACGAATAAATCTCTCCTAAATATTTTTGACTTAAATCTAAATCCTAATGATTTAATTGGGCAAAATTGTCAGTTAATGGCTCACGAGATGAAAAGCTATTTCAAATATCCTGAGCAGTTCATCGATTTTATAGAGATGAATGTTCAAGGACATACCGTAAAAAATGGAGAGATTTTAGAGTTAAAAAACGGGAAAATACTGGAAAGAGACTATTTACCGATTCAAAATAAAAATGGTAAATACCGCCATATATGGAAATATCGTGATATTACTCTAAAATATAATATTGATAAGCAAATCAAACAAAGCGAGGAGAAACATCGTGGGATTATTGAAAACATGCAATTGGGAATCATTGAGGTTGATACCAACGATATTATCATAAACGCCTACAATAAGTTGTGTGAAATGACTGGTTACGAGCCAGACGAGTTGATAGGAAAGAAAGCTTATCAAGTTTTGATAAAAAATAGTAATATTGAAACCTATAAAGAGGCTAAAAATAGAATTATTAAGGGCGATGGAAAACCTTATGAAATTCCAGTTATAAGAAAAGATGGTACCACTATTTGGGTGATTATCAGTAGTAGTCCGATTTACAACGAGCAAAATCAATTAACAGGCTTACTGAGTATTTTCTATGATATAACCGAAAGAAAGAAGCTCGAACAGGAGCTCGAATTGGCCAATAAAGTTGCGGCGGCAGCACAAGAGAGCGAACGCTTGTTTTTAACAAGTATGACTCACGAACTTAAAACGCCAATTAATGCCATTATTGGCATGACAGATTTACTTAAATTAACACAACTCAACCGAGAGCAGTTAGACTATTTGGGCATTTTAGAAACCTCTACTAAATTTCTCCAAAAGTTAATTACTGATATCCTCGATATTTCTAAGATTGAATCTGGTAATATTCAAATCAATGCTATTTCATTTGATTTGAATAAGATGCTGACGGATACCGTAAAAACCTTTGAGCATACCTTAGGTAAAAAGAATATTGACCTTGTGCTTGATTTAGATTTTAGTCTTGATTCATACATCATTGGAGACCCACTTTTACTACAACAAATTTTAATCAATTTATTATCTAATGCTGAAAAATTCACCTCTGAAGGTCAAATAACTGTCAAGATATCCATAGTGAATCAAACGAATCAAAACGTTAAGATAGGATTTTCGGTTAAGGATACTGGAATAGGATTTGAACTTGACAACAAAGACTTGATATTCAACAAGTTCTTTCAGTTGCCTTCTGTAAGCCAGCATAAATCAGAAGGAGTAGGTTTAGGCTTAACGATTGTAAAAAAACTCATTGAGCTTCACGAAAGTGAAATTAAAGTAAAAAGTAAAAAAGGTAAAGGTTCGGAGTTTTCATTTGAACTCACCTTCGACAAAGGCCTTAAATTGGAAGCACCTAAGGTTTTAAATTCAAGAACTGAAGATAATATTCCAACTAACTTCCAAAACTTAAGGATTTTGGTTGTGGAAGACAACTTACTAAATCAACAATACTTAGAGCGAGTAATGAACAAATGGTCTGTCAATTATGATGTTGCCAAATCGGGTGAGGAAGCAATACAGATTTTTGACAAGAAAAGGTTTGATTTAGTTTTCATGGACCTACAATTACCAGGCATTGATGGATTCGAAACTGCTGTTAAACTCCGTACAAATTTCCCAGAACGTACTTTTATTATTATTGCCATGACGGCGGTGGTTTTTCCTAAAATTGAACGAGAAGTACTCAAGTTTGGAATGGATGATATTATCAAGAAACCATTTACGCTAACTGAGCTTTCAAATAAAATTAATTCATATTTCCCGAAGTCAAGTTTTGATGAAACAACAGAACCTCAAAATATCTTTATCAGTGAATTAGATAAAGACTTTTTGAATGAATTCTATATAGATGATTACCGCTATGCTCTAGAAGTTTTCAAAGTATTTGAAAGCGAATATCTTAAAGAGCTTGAAAGTATTTTAGCATCTACTAAAAAAGATGATTTATCAACTATAAAAAAGAGACTTCACAGAATCAAAGCTTCTTTTAAAATGGTTGGTCTTTCTGAACTTGAAAACATAATCTCGTTTTTTATTCTGAAGAACAACAATACTATTGCAGATTTGAAAAAAATGGTCAATCCAAATGATATTACCTACATAAAAAATATCATAAAGAAACAAATTAGTATTCTTGAGAATGTAACATAA